One Bacillus sp. E(2018) DNA window includes the following coding sequences:
- a CDS encoding metallophosphoesterase family protein → MLKPLFAYFTDIHGNLDALQAVIDDATRMGISRFISGGDMIGIGPFTNEVLERLCNLLSIMMVTGNHDESILALKYGLPHPKSHKHAKQHHQWIADQLTDTHAHILSTLPRELIFEEDGFRFLITHYPFKEGKKESPIVEDPFMPIMSEPDSIGMKELFKGLFTYDFIGFGHHHILHDFQINQTHLVNPGALGCNKVAEARYAIIYITAEQKLKIEFKSVAYDQTNLFKTYRKLEVPDGPFLMRAFHS, encoded by the coding sequence ATGTTGAAACCTCTTTTTGCTTATTTTACAGATATTCATGGTAATTTGGATGCTCTTCAAGCTGTTATTGATGACGCTACACGTATGGGAATCTCTCGTTTTATTAGCGGCGGTGACATGATTGGAATCGGTCCGTTTACAAACGAGGTGCTTGAACGGTTATGTAACCTGCTTTCTATTATGATGGTCACAGGAAATCATGATGAATCGATCTTGGCGTTAAAATATGGTCTGCCTCACCCTAAGAGTCACAAACATGCGAAGCAACATCATCAATGGATTGCTGATCAGCTAACAGATACTCATGCTCATATTTTAAGCACACTTCCCCGAGAGCTAATATTTGAGGAAGATGGTTTCCGTTTTCTCATCACGCACTATCCCTTCAAGGAAGGAAAAAAAGAATCTCCAATCGTTGAAGATCCTTTTATGCCAATTATGAGTGAACCGGATTCTATAGGGATGAAAGAGCTTTTTAAAGGCTTATTCACCTATGATTTTATAGGATTTGGTCATCATCATATCCTTCACGACTTTCAGATAAATCAAACTCATTTAGTGAATCCTGGTGCACTAGGTTGTAATAAAGTTGCCGAAGCGCGCTATGCCATCATCTATATCACAGCTGAACAGAAACTTAAGATTGAATTTAAATCTGTGGCGTACGATCAAACCAATCTGTTTAAGACTTACAGAAAGCTTGAAGTTCCAGATGGTCCGTTTTTAATGAGAGCTTTTCATAGTTAG
- a CDS encoding VOC family protein, producing MIKGLYEAHLPVSNLKTSIDFYKKLDLEIAYQQDNLVFFWIEKGRSWLGLWETDKVKTPYHPSLRHIAFQIDREDMLNIKSWLEERAIEVTTNFGFPPEKQPLVLPNNPQAHAAIYFTDPDGNSIELMAPLRLDVEEEFNRMTLDEWNKTK from the coding sequence ATGATTAAAGGACTTTACGAAGCACATTTACCGGTAAGTAATCTTAAAACATCCATAGACTTTTATAAGAAACTAGATTTAGAAATCGCGTATCAACAAGATAATTTAGTGTTTTTCTGGATTGAGAAAGGAAGAAGTTGGTTGGGGTTATGGGAAACAGACAAGGTTAAAACACCTTATCACCCATCGTTAAGACATATCGCTTTTCAAATAGATAGAGAGGATATGTTAAATATAAAGAGTTGGTTAGAAGAAAGGGCTATAGAAGTCACTACTAATTTTGGATTTCCACCTGAAAAACAACCTTTAGTATTACCTAATAATCCACAAGCTCACGCAGCCATTTATTTTACAGATCCAGATGGAAATAGCATCGAGTTAATGGCTCCTTTAAGATTGGATGTCGAAGAAGAGTTTAATAGGATGACATTAGATGAATGGAATAAAACAAAATAA
- a CDS encoding VOC family protein, translating into MLHHIGLYVSDMKRSSEFYERILPIEEKESFMWNDTELIFLIGKGFQLELIPNLGSHTSSSHFAFSVTSVIEKIKELSQEEIFLTEGPFDLPNGWRTVFYEGPDGEEIEFIQTTKLFPKE; encoded by the coding sequence ATGCTACATCATATCGGTCTCTACGTAAGTGATATGAAAAGGTCTAGTGAATTCTATGAAAGAATTCTTCCGATTGAAGAAAAAGAAAGTTTCATGTGGAACGATACAGAGCTCATTTTTTTAATAGGGAAAGGATTTCAGCTTGAATTGATACCTAATTTAGGGAGTCATACGTCATCCAGCCATTTCGCATTCAGCGTGACATCTGTAATTGAAAAAATAAAGGAACTATCTCAGGAGGAGATCTTTCTAACAGAAGGACCGTTTGACCTTCCAAACGGTTGGAGAACTGTTTTTTACGAAGGCCCAGACGGAGAAGAGATTGAATTTATACAAACTACAAAACTTTTCCCCAAAGAATAA
- a CDS encoding S-adenosylmethionine:tRNA ribosyltransferase-isomerase: METAMKFEVPEELNAIEPPERRGLRRDYVKMMVLDKNTGKTNHTQFYQLDRYLKKGDLLVLNASRTVPAVLKSQKEADGTEVEIRLAHRKNESIWEALPVSGTVKKGDIIRFSPTLTATIMKQSEDTPFVLLAFNLCCSSLFNQIYDLGEPVRYEYIQKPWNLDYYQTVFATIPGSVEMPSAGRAFSWELLFRLQKKGVRIAYITLHTGLSYLLDDKWHKGPDKNFENYHIPNETADLISETKNTGGRVIAVGTTVVRALETVAQQNGRVQAASGWTNLYITENTKLRVCDGLITGMHEPEASHLQLLSAFVDRSKLYKAYKDAIQKRYLWHEFGDMNLILGE; this comes from the coding sequence ATGGAAACAGCGATGAAGTTTGAGGTTCCAGAGGAACTAAATGCAATAGAACCACCAGAACGAAGAGGATTGCGCAGAGATTATGTAAAGATGATGGTGCTCGACAAAAATACAGGGAAGACCAATCACACTCAGTTCTATCAACTAGATAGATATTTGAAAAAAGGTGACTTGCTTGTACTTAACGCGAGCCGAACAGTTCCAGCGGTATTAAAAAGTCAGAAAGAAGCTGATGGCACTGAGGTAGAGATCCGACTGGCTCACAGGAAGAATGAGTCAATATGGGAAGCACTTCCTGTGAGCGGAACTGTAAAGAAGGGGGATATCATCCGTTTTTCGCCAACATTAACGGCTACTATTATGAAACAGTCAGAAGACACACCTTTTGTATTATTAGCCTTTAATCTATGTTGCTCTTCGCTGTTCAACCAGATCTATGATCTAGGGGAACCTGTCAGGTATGAATACATCCAGAAGCCTTGGAATCTTGATTACTATCAAACGGTTTTCGCAACCATACCAGGGTCTGTAGAGATGCCTTCTGCTGGAAGGGCGTTCAGTTGGGAGCTTCTGTTCCGACTTCAGAAAAAAGGCGTTAGGATTGCTTATATTACGCTTCATACGGGATTAAGTTATTTGCTGGACGATAAGTGGCATAAAGGACCGGATAAAAACTTCGAAAACTATCATATACCGAATGAAACGGCAGACCTTATTTCTGAAACGAAAAACACTGGAGGTCGCGTCATCGCAGTGGGTACAACAGTTGTAAGAGCGCTAGAGACAGTCGCACAACAAAACGGAAGGGTCCAGGCAGCTAGTGGATGGACGAATCTATATATTACTGAAAACACGAAACTGAGAGTATGTGATGGATTAATTACTGGGATGCATGAACCGGAGGCGAGTCATCTGCAACTGCTTTCTGCATTCGTAGATCGATCCAAGTTATATAAAGCTTACAAGGATGCGATTCAAAAGCGCTATCTCTGGCATGAGTTTGGCGATATGAATCTAATTTTAGGAGAATAA
- a CDS encoding SDR family oxidoreductase, with amino-acid sequence MKKVIMITGASKGLGKALSLYFAREGYNLAICARNEGALQSVKNEAIQFGADVLAIEADMSKSKDVERFVALTEEHFGAIDVLINNASIIGPSPIPYLLDYPEQDFEEVLRVNTIGPFLVTRRVLPIMLQKQQGSIINITSEAGATGYAGWGAYGISKFALEGLTETWADEVSESGVRVNMVDPGEMDTDMHARAVPDCDYELSQPEDLTAVFGYLASDASSLITGKRFEAQTFQLEGSEF; translated from the coding sequence ATGAAAAAAGTAATCATGATCACAGGAGCTTCAAAAGGTTTAGGTAAAGCGCTTTCTCTATATTTTGCCCGGGAAGGGTATAACTTGGCGATATGTGCAAGAAACGAAGGTGCCCTTCAAAGTGTGAAAAATGAAGCGATTCAGTTTGGAGCAGACGTCCTCGCGATAGAAGCAGATATGTCAAAGTCAAAAGATGTAGAGCGATTTGTAGCACTGACAGAGGAGCATTTTGGTGCAATAGATGTGTTGATCAACAACGCATCAATTATTGGTCCAAGTCCAATTCCTTATTTGCTTGATTATCCAGAACAAGATTTTGAAGAAGTTCTCCGTGTTAATACGATCGGACCATTCTTAGTTACGAGAAGAGTATTACCAATCATGCTTCAAAAACAACAAGGAAGCATCATTAATATTACATCGGAAGCTGGTGCAACTGGTTATGCAGGCTGGGGAGCATATGGCATCTCAAAATTTGCACTAGAAGGGTTAACAGAAACGTGGGCAGACGAAGTTAGTGAATCTGGTGTACGAGTGAACATGGTTGATCCTGGTGAGATGGATACAGACATGCATGCACGTGCTGTACCAGATTGTGATTATGAGCTTTCACAACCTGAGGATCTGACGGCTGTTTTTGGATACTTGGCATCAGATGCCTCTTCACTCATTACCGGAAAGCGATTTGAAGCACAGACGTTTCAGCTTGAGGGGAGTGAGTTTTAA
- the uvsE gene encoding UV DNA damage repair endonuclease UvsE yields MTIIKLGFVAMSMELKNASPSKTMTYKQFSQLQNREAGLRKLERISLANITNTLRVLKHAVANDVRFYRMTSRIIPLANHGELLDWDYISPLRDAFHEMGQYAKQHNMRLDFHPDHFVLINSPKKEILKNSLKTLQLHYKILKSMEIDTEHRCVMHVGGNYKETDVALERFVQNWGSVPLSIQRMIMLENDDTSFTMADALYLCEKLQIPLVFDYHHHLAYHHDENWIQHWPRVVESWKTSSLPLKMHISSPKSEKQFRNHADFVDVKMFFDFLKEVKGSVEEIDCMIESKKKDLALFQLMREIKERNDVEIIDGASFRLK; encoded by the coding sequence ATGACTATAATTAAGCTTGGTTTTGTAGCGATGAGCATGGAATTGAAGAATGCTTCTCCATCCAAAACGATGACCTATAAACAATTCAGTCAGTTGCAGAATAGAGAAGCAGGTTTGAGGAAACTTGAGCGCATATCGCTAGCCAATATAACCAATACGTTACGAGTGTTAAAGCATGCCGTGGCTAACGATGTACGGTTTTATCGAATGACATCCAGAATCATTCCGCTAGCCAATCATGGTGAACTCTTAGACTGGGATTATATCAGTCCTTTACGTGATGCATTCCATGAAATGGGACAATATGCAAAACAACATAATATGAGGCTAGATTTTCACCCGGACCATTTTGTACTGATCAATTCTCCGAAAAAGGAGATTCTTAAAAATTCTCTAAAGACGCTACAGTTGCACTACAAAATACTTAAAAGCATGGAAATCGATACAGAGCATCGTTGTGTGATGCATGTAGGTGGAAATTATAAAGAAACCGATGTAGCACTTGAGCGATTCGTGCAGAATTGGGGAAGCGTTCCGTTATCGATTCAAAGAATGATCATGCTAGAGAACGACGATACATCTTTTACAATGGCGGATGCTTTGTACCTATGTGAAAAGCTGCAGATTCCCCTCGTGTTCGATTATCACCATCACCTTGCCTACCATCATGACGAGAACTGGATACAGCATTGGCCGCGAGTGGTAGAGTCATGGAAAACATCTTCATTGCCATTGAAGATGCATATCTCAAGTCCAAAGAGCGAGAAACAATTTAGAAATCATGCTGACTTTGTAGATGTGAAAATGTTTTTTGATTTTTTAAAAGAAGTAAAAGGCAGTGTGGAAGAAATCGATTGTATGATCGAATCGAAGAAAAAAGATTTAGCCCTTTTTCAGCTGATGAGAGAAATAAAAGAAAGAAACGATGTTGAAATCATAGATGGAGCATCATTTCGGCTAAAGTAA
- a CDS encoding C40 family peptidase — protein MKRLLVAIVSLGLAVLFILGDVSVAKASPSYDQEVTETAKLYKGTPFKWGGTTPKGFDSSGFTTYIFKTTVVNKSLPRTAADQYKGGKPVSKGKEKLGDLVFFKTNGKSVSFVGIYMGNREFIAATSKGVRIQSLNAKYWKGTYVGSKRYLP, from the coding sequence ATGAAACGTTTACTCGTCGCAATAGTTTCTTTAGGACTCGCAGTTCTATTCATTTTAGGCGATGTATCTGTCGCAAAAGCATCTCCATCTTACGATCAAGAAGTAACTGAAACAGCTAAACTATACAAAGGAACTCCATTTAAATGGGGAGGTACAACACCAAAAGGATTTGATTCATCAGGTTTTACCACATATATTTTTAAAACAACAGTAGTGAACAAAAGTCTGCCAAGAACGGCTGCTGATCAATACAAAGGCGGTAAACCTGTATCAAAAGGAAAAGAAAAATTAGGTGACCTCGTATTTTTTAAGACTAATGGCAAAAGTGTTTCCTTTGTAGGTATCTATATGGGAAATAGAGAGTTTATTGCCGCTACTTCAAAAGGAGTACGAATACAATCACTGAATGCTAAGTACTGGAAGGGAACGTATGTAGGTTCGAAAAGATATTTACCCTGA
- a CDS encoding GerMN domain-containing protein codes for MEPIKWNDEKIEEHLKHLPPIRDRRSKQELFLKVQANINYKDNKWKRLPSWSLPALATACALVIFGVFAPDLVKNGVQMENSKVAEQSDKMEEKSLDDSADKDQNSVGIMKAEPSVAYHAPYLEKNLKAMNKDWVTVGYLDDQAQLVIPVSFVTDQDFYVNKVNKELKAFNPSDVGLTDSPLEKAKITEEEETVIVDLPAGSINGAEEPLLQALITMTFANENQKAKVELRMNGDKGYEFQRYGTVSEWDLKVPGAPHFRYDAPSTDAFIVSLYATGVDTKSMPKEFEDALEMMDDEQERGLKPLLPKNTVLGVKVLNKDDVEITFPDSVKLSADDTEDLMMIDAILLTAESYGYKSVKFNNTKIDSIGPYKLNEEIEGVTGANFYQ; via the coding sequence ATGGAACCAATTAAGTGGAATGATGAAAAGATTGAAGAGCATCTTAAGCATTTGCCCCCGATAAGAGACCGCCGATCTAAGCAGGAGCTTTTCTTAAAGGTTCAGGCAAATATTAATTATAAGGATAATAAATGGAAACGACTTCCTTCATGGAGTCTACCGGCACTCGCTACAGCTTGCGCGCTTGTCATATTCGGTGTCTTTGCGCCTGATCTAGTAAAGAACGGGGTACAGATGGAAAACTCCAAAGTTGCAGAGCAATCGGATAAGATGGAAGAAAAATCGCTGGATGATTCAGCGGATAAGGATCAAAATTCTGTTGGAATTATGAAAGCTGAACCATCTGTAGCGTATCACGCACCATATTTGGAAAAGAATCTAAAAGCGATGAACAAAGATTGGGTGACGGTAGGTTATCTGGATGACCAAGCACAGCTTGTCATACCTGTCAGTTTCGTAACTGATCAAGACTTTTATGTTAATAAAGTAAATAAAGAACTTAAAGCATTCAATCCGAGCGATGTTGGATTAACGGATAGTCCGCTAGAGAAGGCGAAAATTACCGAGGAAGAAGAAACGGTGATTGTTGATCTACCTGCAGGGTCTATTAATGGAGCTGAAGAACCACTGCTTCAGGCTTTAATCACGATGACTTTTGCTAACGAGAATCAGAAGGCGAAAGTGGAACTGCGTATGAATGGTGATAAAGGCTATGAATTCCAGCGCTATGGAACAGTTTCTGAGTGGGATCTTAAAGTTCCTGGAGCTCCTCATTTCCGTTATGACGCCCCATCAACAGATGCTTTTATCGTCAGTCTTTATGCAACGGGGGTAGACACGAAATCGATGCCAAAGGAGTTTGAAGATGCTCTTGAGATGATGGATGATGAGCAAGAGCGCGGCCTTAAACCGCTGTTACCGAAAAACACAGTATTAGGTGTAAAAGTACTAAACAAGGATGACGTAGAGATTACCTTTCCTGATTCTGTGAAATTATCTGCTGATGATACAGAAGATCTGATGATGATCGATGCTATTCTATTAACAGCTGAAAGTTATGGTTATAAATCTGTAAAGTTTAATAATACGAAAATTGATTCAATCGGTCCTTATAAGCTTAATGAAGAGATTGAAGGAGTGACCGGAGCAAACTTCTATCAATAG
- a CDS encoding RNA polymerase sigma factor SigX, translating into MKETFDRLYDEYHTALFQFIFYMVRNRESAEDLVQEVYIRVLNAYESFEGKSSEKTWLYSIARHVAIDWLRKQSRRNKRFLFFDIKESESVLRDGDPLPEELVAKKESYRDLYTMMKRCSLDQQQVLVLRYIQSLSISETAQILSWTESKVKTTQHRAIKELRKWLDQQPGLEEELKDGTN; encoded by the coding sequence GTGAAGGAAACGTTCGACCGATTGTACGATGAGTATCATACGGCGTTATTTCAATTTATCTTCTATATGGTACGAAATCGCGAATCGGCAGAAGATCTAGTGCAAGAAGTATATATACGGGTATTAAATGCTTACGAAAGTTTCGAAGGCAAGAGTTCAGAGAAAACATGGTTGTATTCCATTGCCAGGCACGTGGCCATTGACTGGCTTAGAAAACAATCCAGACGCAACAAACGGTTCCTATTCTTTGACATAAAAGAAAGTGAAAGTGTATTGCGTGATGGAGATCCCCTTCCAGAAGAATTAGTTGCAAAAAAAGAGTCTTACCGAGATTTATATACAATGATGAAACGTTGTTCACTCGATCAGCAGCAAGTGCTTGTACTTCGGTACATTCAATCATTATCGATCTCAGAAACTGCGCAAATTTTAAGTTGGACCGAAAGTAAAGTAAAGACCACCCAGCACCGGGCTATAAAAGAATTGCGCAAATGGCTGGATCAGCAACCGGGCCTGGAGGAGGAATTGAAAGATGGAACCAATTAA
- a CDS encoding TetR/AcrR family transcriptional regulator produces the protein MPKVSAEYKEEKRNHILESALKCFSEKGYQATIIDDIVKDSNISKGAIYNYFASKEEIYLQLLKKRTDEFFEDMEQENASLTSASKKLENLFKRWKKQELKEDDQQTMRVYIEFWLYGSRQDDLRTILAARYNRFIDYIVKIIKEGQESGEIKKELDPQNISRIFWALRDGNVLHYSFLGEEEQYRIAWDTIEEMFLSYVITK, from the coding sequence ATGCCTAAAGTTTCAGCTGAGTATAAAGAAGAGAAACGCAACCACATTCTTGAGAGCGCCTTAAAATGCTTTAGTGAAAAGGGGTACCAAGCTACGATTATTGACGACATCGTTAAAGATTCTAACATTAGTAAAGGTGCCATCTATAACTATTTTGCTAGTAAAGAAGAAATCTACCTTCAGCTTTTAAAGAAGCGAACAGATGAATTCTTTGAAGATATGGAACAAGAGAACGCCTCTCTTACAAGTGCTAGTAAAAAGCTAGAGAATCTATTCAAACGTTGGAAAAAACAAGAGTTAAAAGAAGATGATCAGCAGACGATGCGTGTATATATTGAATTCTGGCTCTATGGATCAAGGCAAGATGATCTACGAACGATTCTTGCAGCGCGGTATAATCGTTTTATTGATTATATTGTGAAGATCATTAAAGAAGGTCAGGAATCAGGAGAAATTAAGAAAGAGCTAGATCCGCAAAACATTTCACGAATCTTTTGGGCACTTCGTGATGGTAACGTACTTCATTATTCGTTTCTAGGAGAAGAAGAGCAGTACCGAATTGCCTGGGATACCATTGAAGAAATGTTTTTAAGCTATGTAATAACAAAATAA
- a CDS encoding GNAT family N-acetyltransferase, protein MLVIKRFSELTFNEAISLWNESWKHYFSDMTMDLNRFIQKIAAEGISLEKSVVAVYDGKLAGFVLNSFRTINNKRYVWNGGTAIAPAFRGMGVGKKLISVCLNIYEEEKVDVARLEAIKENEAAIKLYTSMGYETFEELTYLQHEGVITTWNNASSKVKVIDVSMSDIKRLPFFKPVPAWQTQFQSLSNFNCVMGLKGETPLGYAVYKKVYNETGNLSAILLYQCVTDEQNEFQEETVRELVKIAFAPAEESVKRITINIPKKEDHLNQLLREKGFTTLVEQVHMERVINQINESPLVKTFSEID, encoded by the coding sequence GTGTTAGTCATTAAACGATTTAGTGAGTTAACTTTTAATGAAGCGATTTCGTTATGGAACGAATCGTGGAAACATTATTTCTCTGATATGACCATGGACCTTAATCGATTCATACAAAAGATTGCTGCTGAAGGAATTTCTTTAGAAAAGTCCGTCGTGGCTGTTTACGATGGCAAATTAGCAGGCTTTGTACTGAACAGTTTTCGAACGATTAACAACAAACGATATGTATGGAACGGGGGAACCGCAATTGCTCCAGCTTTTAGAGGGATGGGTGTAGGTAAGAAGCTCATATCCGTCTGTCTAAATATATATGAAGAAGAGAAAGTGGATGTTGCAAGGCTCGAAGCCATCAAAGAAAACGAAGCGGCTATAAAACTTTATACAAGCATGGGTTATGAGACGTTCGAAGAGCTGACGTATCTTCAGCATGAAGGTGTTATTACTACATGGAACAATGCTAGTTCAAAGGTAAAGGTCATAGATGTATCCATGTCTGATATAAAACGGCTACCTTTTTTCAAGCCTGTTCCCGCATGGCAGACCCAATTTCAAAGTTTAAGTAATTTTAATTGTGTGATGGGGTTGAAAGGCGAAACTCCACTTGGATACGCTGTGTATAAAAAAGTTTACAATGAAACAGGGAACCTATCAGCCATTCTACTCTATCAATGTGTAACCGACGAACAGAATGAATTCCAAGAGGAGACGGTGAGAGAGTTGGTAAAAATCGCATTCGCACCAGCAGAGGAATCCGTAAAAAGGATAACGATCAACATACCTAAAAAAGAGGATCATCTAAACCAATTGCTGCGTGAAAAAGGATTTACGACACTCGTTGAACAAGTTCACATGGAACGAGTAATTAATCAGATTAACGAGTCGCCCCTTGTGAAAACTTTTTCCGAAATAGACTGA
- a CDS encoding PBP1A family penicillin-binding protein: protein MAKRTVLRQKRKRSLWIRRTAIITLILFLSSVTFGGALIYAYVNGTPKLTADDLKDPQSSMIYDMNDEFITYVTGSERREYIKIDDIPELVQQAFISTEDVRFKDHMGIDVKRIAGAAVANVQDGFGAEGASTITQQVVKNSVLSSDKTLERKVQEAYLAIQLEQKYTKNQILEMYLNKIYFGSGAYGVATASKTYFNKPLKDLSPAEAALLAGLPQRPSSYDPFLHPKVAEERRNTVLQLMYKNGAITKQQKDEAMKTSVTKSLSKEKTKQLKYEAFIQQVIKELKEKGVSERAIYEGGLKIYTTLDPKAQAHTEKVLSTEEYVDYPNDKFKAGVALLDTKTGVIRAIGGNRASGEQNIEKGFNYATDITRQPGSTIKPILDYGPAIEKFKWSTYKQIKDEELEIDGWEAGNWDDEFHGDVSMREALVHSYNIPAIKTFMEVGSEDAVSFAKQLGIPIKTAHPAYAIGGFGKGPSPLELAGAYTAFGNQGVYHKPTTLRSVKYPDGYETKYESKPVAAMHDYTAYMITDMLKDVVKRGTGTLAAIPGLEVAGKTGTTNMPDGLDHIEKGSSDSWFAGYTTNYTAAVWTGYDKTTAESYLTPEDQKIAKYIFKSIVSEVSKDKKTAGFSKPKSVEEIYINKDTGYVTKEDSGSNVTKELIVKGTSLKEMTAPVKTKKAGKKDRANSNKKDEEKKKDEKKDLDKIKEDEKKKEDEKQTEPPPTKPEDEADPPPPQDDNPDDPGTKPEPEDPPTVPDPPPTEPPPPTDPPPTEPPPADDGEGTGTGAGAGTSGTTTTP from the coding sequence GTGGCGAAAAGGACTGTACTTCGTCAGAAAAGAAAACGATCACTTTGGATTCGGCGAACAGCTATTATTACTCTCATTCTTTTCTTATCCAGCGTGACATTTGGAGGCGCATTGATCTATGCATATGTGAACGGTACTCCAAAGCTTACAGCTGATGATTTAAAAGATCCTCAATCATCGATGATCTATGATATGAACGATGAGTTCATCACTTATGTAACAGGCTCTGAACGACGAGAATATATCAAGATTGATGACATTCCCGAACTCGTCCAACAAGCATTTATTTCTACAGAAGACGTTAGGTTTAAAGATCACATGGGAATTGATGTGAAGCGAATTGCTGGAGCCGCCGTTGCAAATGTACAAGACGGATTCGGTGCTGAAGGTGCAAGCACGATCACACAGCAAGTAGTTAAGAACTCTGTCCTTTCTTCAGACAAAACACTGGAACGAAAAGTTCAAGAAGCATACCTTGCTATTCAATTAGAACAAAAGTACACAAAGAATCAAATTCTGGAGATGTACTTAAACAAAATATACTTTGGTAGCGGAGCATATGGTGTTGCGACTGCTTCAAAAACATATTTTAATAAACCTCTGAAAGATCTATCACCTGCAGAAGCTGCTCTTTTAGCCGGCCTGCCTCAAAGGCCGAGCAGTTATGACCCTTTCCTTCACCCGAAAGTGGCCGAGGAAAGACGAAATACCGTATTGCAGCTCATGTACAAAAATGGTGCAATTACTAAACAACAAAAAGATGAAGCGATGAAAACATCTGTAACAAAATCCCTCTCAAAAGAAAAAACGAAGCAATTAAAGTACGAAGCATTTATTCAGCAAGTAATTAAAGAGTTGAAAGAAAAAGGAGTATCTGAACGAGCGATTTATGAAGGCGGATTAAAGATTTATACAACACTGGATCCAAAAGCCCAAGCTCATACCGAAAAAGTGCTATCCACTGAAGAATATGTCGACTACCCAAATGACAAATTTAAGGCCGGTGTCGCGCTGCTTGATACAAAGACTGGTGTTATTCGTGCCATAGGAGGTAACCGGGCAAGTGGTGAGCAAAACATCGAAAAAGGATTTAACTATGCGACCGATATAACACGTCAGCCCGGTTCGACCATCAAACCAATCTTGGATTATGGTCCTGCTATTGAAAAGTTTAAATGGTCTACGTATAAACAGATTAAAGATGAAGAGTTAGAGATCGACGGTTGGGAAGCTGGGAACTGGGATGATGAATTTCATGGAGATGTTTCCATGCGAGAAGCACTCGTTCATTCTTATAATATTCCTGCGATCAAAACATTTATGGAAGTTGGCTCTGAAGATGCCGTAAGTTTCGCTAAACAGCTAGGTATTCCGATCAAGACTGCTCATCCTGCCTATGCCATTGGTGGATTCGGTAAGGGTCCCTCACCTTTAGAACTAGCAGGCGCTTATACAGCTTTCGGAAACCAAGGCGTTTATCATAAACCGACCACACTGCGTAGTGTAAAATATCCAGATGGCTATGAAACGAAGTACGAATCTAAGCCTGTTGCAGCCATGCATGATTACACGGCTTATATGATTACAGATATGCTTAAAGATGTTGTTAAACGAGGAACGGGTACGTTAGCCGCTATACCTGGATTAGAAGTTGCAGGCAAAACGGGAACGACGAACATGCCGGACGGCCTTGATCATATAGAGAAGGGCTCTAGTGACTCGTGGTTCGCAGGTTATACAACAAATTACACAGCCGCTGTATGGACTGGTTATGACAAAACAACAGCTGAGAGTTATCTCACACCTGAAGATCAAAAGATCGCTAAATATATTTTTAAATCCATCGTCTCAGAAGTTTCAAAGGATAAAAAGACAGCAGGATTCTCTAAGCCAAAGTCAGTTGAGGAAATATATATAAACAAAGATACAGGATATGTAACAAAAGAGGATAGCGGCTCAAACGTGACCAAAGAACTTATCGTAAAAGGTACATCACTAAAAGAGATGACTGCTCCGGTAAAAACAAAAAAAGCCGGTAAGAAAGACCGTGCGAATAGTAACAAGAAAGATGAAGAGAAAAAGAAGGATGAAAAGAAAGATTTAGACAAGATTAAGGAAGATGAGAAAAAGAAAGAAGACGAAAAACAAACAGAACCTCCTCCAACAAAACCAGAGGATGAGGCTGATCCGCCACCACCACAAGATGACAATCCGGATGATCCTGGTACAAAACCTGAACCTGAGGATCCTCCGACAGTACCAGATCCGCCTCCAACGGAACCTCCTCCGCCAACAGATCCGCCACCGACGGAACCACCACCAGCGGATGATGGTGAAGGTACCGGAACGGGAGCAGGCGCTGGAACATCTGGAACAACAACTACACCGTAA